Proteins encoded within one genomic window of Brassica rapa cultivar Chiifu-401-42 chromosome A09, CAAS_Brap_v3.01, whole genome shotgun sequence:
- the LOC103838617 gene encoding amino acid permease 1 produces the protein MKSFNTDQHGHSAAESGDVYAMSDPTKNVDDDGREKRTGTWLTASAHIITAVIGSGVLSLAWAIAQLGWIAGTLILIIFSFITYFTSTMLADCYRAPDPLTGKRNYTYMDVVRSYLGGRKVQLCGVAQYGNLIGITVGYTITASISLVAIGKANCYHNKGHHADCTISNYPYMAAFGIIQILLSQIPNFHKLSFLSLMAAVMSFAYASIGIGLAIATVAGGKVGKTNMTGTVVGVDVTAAQKIWRSFQAVGDIAFAYAYATVLIEIQDTLRSSPAENKAMKRASFVGVSTTTFFYILCGCLGYAAFGNKAPGDFLTDFGFYEPFWLIDFANACIAFHLIGAYQVFAQPIFQFVEKKCNRNWPDNKFITSEYSVNIPFLGKFNINLFRLVWRTAYVVITTLVAMIFPFFNAILGLIGAASFWPLTVYFPVEMHIAQTKVKKYSPRWIGLKMLCWVCLIVSLLAAAGSIAGLISSVKTYKPFRTIHE, from the exons ATGAAGAGTTTCAACACCGATCAACACGGTCACTCCGCGGCGGAATCCGGCGACGTCTACGCCATGTCCGATCCAACAAAGAACGTTGATGACGATGGCCGAGAGAAGAGGACGGGGACGTGGCTTACGGCGAGTGCGCATATTATCACGGCGGTAATAGGCTCAGGAGTGTTGTCGTTGGCATGGGCCATAGCTCAGCTTGGTTGGATAGCAGGGACTTTGATTCTGATCATTTTCTCGTTTATCACGTACTTCACTTCTACGATGCTCGCTGATTGCTACCGTGCGCCGGATCCCCTCACCGGAAAACGAAACTACACTTACATGGACGTTGTTCGATCTTACCTCG GTGGTAGGAAAGTGCAGCTTTGTGGAGTGGCACAGTATGGGAATCTGATAGGAATCACTGTTGGGTACACCATCACTGCTTCTATTAGTTTGGT AGCGATCGGGAAAGCGAACTGTTACCACAATAAAGGGCACCATGCAGATTGTACAATATCGAACTATCCATATATGGCGGCCTTCGGGATCATTCAGATCCTTCTTAGCCAGATCCCCAACTTTCACAAGCTCTCTTTTCTCTCCCTTATGGCTGCGGTTATGTCTTTCGCTTACGCAAGTATTGGGATTGGCCTTGCCATCGCGACGGTCGCAG GTGGGAAAGTGGGTAAGACGAATATGACGGGAACGGTGGTAGGAGTTGATGTAACTGCGGCTCAGAAGATATGGAGATCGTTTCAAGCGGTTGGAGACATAGCGTTTGCATATGCTTACGCCACGGTTCTCATTGAGATTCAG GACACATTGAGATCTAGCCCCGCAGAGAACAAAGCTATGAAAAGAGCAAGTTTTGTGGGAGTATCAACCACCACTTTCTTCTACATCTTATGTGGTTGTCTTGGATATGCTGCATTTGGAAACAAAGCCCCTGGTGATTTCCTCACAGATTTCGGATTCTACGAGCCATTTTGGCTCATTGACTTTGCAAACGCTTGCATTGCTTTCCATCTCATTGGTGCCTATCAG GTGTTCGCGCAGCCCATATTCCAGTTTGTTGAGAAGAAATGCAATAGAAACTGGCCTGACAACAAGTTCATCACATCTGAATATTCAGTAAACATACCATTCCTTGGAAAATTCAACATCAACCTCTTCAGACTAGTGTGGAGGACAGCTTATGTGGTTATAACAACTTTAGTAGCTATGATATTCCCTTTCTTCAACGCCATCTTGGGTCTTATCGGAGCAGCTTCCTTCTGGCCTTTAACTGTTTATTTCCCCGTGGAGATGCACATAGCACAAACTAAGGTTAAGAAATACTCTCCTAGATGGATTGGGCTGAAAATGTTGTGCTGGGTTTGCTTGATCGTCTCCCTGTTAGCTGCTGCTGGATCCATCGCTGGACTGATAAGTAGTGTGAAGACATACAAGCCCTTCCGGACTATCCATGAGTGA
- the LOC103838766 gene encoding putative nuclease HARBI1, with product MKCTAAIRMLAYGCAADATDEYLRLGESTALSCLTNFTESVIQLFGEEYLRRPTTEDLQRLLDIGEIRGFPGMVGSIDCMHWEWKNCPTAWKGQYTRGSGKPTIVLEAVASQDLWIWHAFFGPPGTLNDINVLDRSPIFDDILQGRAPRVQYVVNGHQYDMAYYLTDGIYPKWSTFIQSISLPQGPKAELFAKVQESTRKDVERAFGVLQSRFAIVKNPAILWDKKQIGMVMRTCIILHNMIVENERNGYTQYDTSEFEEGTSTRSSNVDAPNTSEMPPSLANMLLIRTHLRDRQLHERLKNDLVENIWNKFGNDEDE from the coding sequence ATGAAGTGTACGGCAGCTATTCGTATGCTTGCTTATGGCTGCGCGGCGGACGCCACagacgaatatctccgacttggtgaAAGCACAGCACTTTCGTGTTTAACTAATTTTACAGAAAGCGTAATACAATTATTTGGAGAAGAATATCTACGCAGACCCACTACAGAAGATCTTCAACGACTACTCGACATTGGAGAAATACGTGGCTTTCCTGGAATGgttggaagcatcgattgtatgcattgggagtggaaaaattgCCCAACTGCTTGGAAAGGACAGTACACACGTGGATCAGGaaagccgacaattgtcttGGAGGCTGTCgcttcacaagatctttggatatggcatgcTTTTTTTGGTCCACCAGGtaccttaaacgatattaacgtCCTCGATCGGTCACCtatttttgatgacattttacaaGGTCGAGCTCCAAGGGTACAATACGTGGTCAACGGACACCAATATGATATGGCGTACTACCTCACTGacggtatatatccaaaatggtcaacatttatccaatctatctcacttcctcaaggtcctaaagcagagttatttgctaaagttcaagaatcaacccgaaaagatgtggagcgggcttttggagtattgcaatcTCGATTTGCAATAGTGAAAAACCCGGCTATTTTGTGGGACAAGAAACAGATAGGGATGGTTATGCGAACATGTATCATACTTcacaatatgatagtagaaAATGAACGCAATGGATACACTCAGTATGATACATCTGAATTTGAAGAAGGAACCTCGACCAGAAGTTCGAATGTGGATGCACCCAATACTTCCGAGATGCCTCCAAGTCTCGCTAATATGCTTCTTATACGGACTCATCTTCGTGATAGGCAGTTACATGAACGATTGAAAAATGATTTGGtagaaaatatttggaacaagTTTGGTAATGATGAAGATGAATAA